In Sebastes umbrosus isolate fSebUmb1 chromosome 15, fSebUmb1.pri, whole genome shotgun sequence, the genomic window atacaatatgcacataCAATACAACATACAAAAGTCTTTTACAGTCTACAACTACACTGCACTCTGCACTTtagactatttaaaaaaaaatctctacctcagttctcatcccacattatattccatatttgacatgtcttaatcccctggtctctactgtatatctcctatattttattattcagcactttatcactttttgcactatattcacttctttaatagtcctgtatcacagctgttaacccgcactatattcacttttaacagttttcttcatcttcttgtatttttaaatctggtatatttttttgtactttgtactttgcactactaatttttttactgcctttttactaacatgttttgcactatggaactgtgatgctggaaacttccctcgggatcaataaaggtactatctatctatctatctatctacactTATTAAACAGATGCATTAACATTAATGTTAATGTAGCTTGTAGAACTGGAGCTGTAATGATTTTCCAGACTGTTGGGTTGTTTACCTTTTAACAAAgcatcatattatattaatttgtcATATGTTCTTATATGCGCAaactattatttataatatataatttataaaatacatatgcacatgcaatacaACATACAAAAGTATTTTACTTAATGTATTACCACAGTCTACAACATGGCATTGTAGTAGTTTGTAATGCTTATTGTGGTAGAACAGTGGCTGACAGCAGAAACCATCATGTATAATTAGATAATTGATCCAAAACAAACTTGTAATTTGACAGTGAAACCCCACAAAGAAGGAAATCTCGCGATAACACACCGgagcgctctgattggctgagaacAGTCAAATGGCCACGTCACGTGGTGCTGGGGGTCACTTGGCATtctgggacacaaacagtgggtCGGTATGAAGAAGGTATGAATATAGCTTTAACAGCTTTAACGGCGTCAACAGCAGCAGTTTCCACTGTGGAAGGAAGGCGACGAGAGAAAACAACAACCTGCAGCcgacacagagaggaagagtgaaTTTTGGACTCCTGCGTGTCGTTTTTGtcgctgatgatgatgaagaggaggaggtttaGTCTCTGAGATGCAACGGAGGGACTGATTTATGCTAGTGCGTTATAACGTTAGCTGGACGAGGCAATACTGGCTGCTGGAGTCATAAAAGTTGTTGCACCACTTTGGTCATCTCAGTGTGAAGAAGAGttggattgttttgttttttcctctccatccaTTGAAGTCTACTCAACTGTCCTGAGCTTGAGAGGGGTGCACAACTTTGATTGAATATGGAGAGTGTGTCACACAGAGACTGCAcaactgtgtgttttattcagTCATTGGACTGGCACATGACCCAGCTAGTATACCCAAGATAAATGCATTCATGTAATGGCCAAGGAGAGTGACTGGATGGatttcatgtgtgtgtctcactATATGGCTGCTCTCAGAGTTGCATAGCTATGGGTCACCACTGCTGAAGCCATTCAATTCATAGACCTTTGATATTGCTAGACATGGACTTGAGctggatgtaaaaaaaagactgtCTGAAAACCTGATTTGTCAACAGCTGTCTTCCAGGTGTGACAGGTCATCTGAGCCTTTGCTGTTGTTGGTCCCCTCAGAGCTTATTTGAGGGCCAACATGTCAATGTCAGGGTCCACGACTGTGCAGCTGTTCACCAAGCTTGTCAAGCACGCGGTGGGTAAAGCACAGATCCAGCTGAACCGCTGGCTGCAGAGGACTGCCACAGATGAGTGCGACAAAATCGACATCCTGATATGCAGCGCCTTTGACGAGACAGGGGCCAGCATTGGGAAGTCAGATGGAGACCCAGAGGTCATCAGTGACACGGGAGGAACGACCTTCAGCAACAGCAGTGGAGAGTTCAGACACCCGTGCTGCATCACCACCTTCTGCTTCAAGAGCGCCCTGCTGGCATGCATCCTGACCGCTGTGTGCTTCTCCTCGGTTGCACTGGTTCGCCAATACCTCAAGGACCTCCTGCTCTGGGTGGAGAGCCTGGACAGCCTCGTCGGGGCCATGCTGTTCATAGTTGGTTTGATTATCGTGTCGTTCCCGTGTGGATGGGGATATATTGTTCTTAATGTGGCAGCTGGCTACCTCTACGGCTTTGTGCTGGGCATGGGACTAGTTATGGTGGGAGTTTTAATAGGGACCTTTGTGGCACACCTGGTGTGCAAACGGCTATTGACTGACTGGGTGCTGAACAAGGTTGGAAACAGTGAACAGCTCAGTGCTGTCATACGAGTGGTGGAGGGAGGAAGCGGACTCAAAGTTGTGGCCTTAGCGAGACTCACCCCCATACCATTTGGGCTCCAAAATGCAGTTTTCTCGGTGAGTATGAAAACACTATTGCCAGCTTTTCCTTTTCCCTTTCACAGGACATTAGACAGTCATGTGGGGTCTACTGTAAACTCATATGGGTTTCAGCATAAAGGTCACAGCAATGAACCAGCCAGGAGGAGAGCTCATTAACCTACTGGAGGACGGTTCAACAAACCACTTGCAGTCATGAGAATCAAATCTGTGACCTTTTTGATTTTAGAAGGAAATGATTTTCTTATTGCTCGGCCATCCTACCACACAGGGGAAATCATAACCAGCTGGAAACCAGCCTCAAGGAAGAGACCGGGAGTAGCGTATGTAAATGTTTATCATTTTAGTTGTGATGAACGTCATACATTGAACAAAATAGGTGAACTGCTACTTCACTATTTCACCGTCTAATGGCAGGAAAGAAAATATAAGCCAGTCCGTAGAGAACGGAGACTGATTCCTCTTGTAGATAGAGGAAGCGCGCCCATGAAACGGATTCTATTGTTGCCTAAGGACATCAATTATTAGTTTAAACCATCAGTATCACATTTTTAAGTCTTAGTTTGGGGTTTCATATTTGGAGCAATAATGAtctagtgattttttttctgtaaggTAAATCTGAAGTCATTGGTAAAGGCAACAAACACCATGTGACCTACATTATGAAGCTATTGCTTTCAGCTGCACTCCTACACTTAACCTGAGGCCCTTGACCTTCATATATGGCATGAATAATTTATACTCTCTGATAACCCTTCTCAGTCAACTCATTGATACCTCCAAATGGTAAAAGCCTTGAGGTGTTACTGTATTGTAGGAAATCAGCTGGGAGGTCATGCAACATGAAAAATGTTACGTCAGTCGTAATTGAATGATTAATGGAGCTGAGGGTGAACTTGATGTTATGTAGCCATTCAGTCTTAGATCTCCAGAGTATTTCAAGCCATACTGCTGCAACAAACTCTAATCACAGTCTCGCATCAGATTATACAATatctaatatataatatacccaaatgcttcgaagcttcgagcgttgccatggtaatcagcctccaaatcactcctgaatgcttttttttttgttatatataagtatgtaataataatgtataaatcccaataTAGCCCATGAAGTAAGCAATAaacccacaacattattcattattcacattcaacattaattattattctcagacggatgtcactgtgtgtgtacagttgtgCAACAGCGGCACTGTACCGAagctttgaataataataataataaattcaacttatatagcgcttttcacaAACTCAAAGATgcttaataatattaattaataatcgaataccttcgaatatttctcaccaaagcttccAAGCCAAAAATTTTTATTCGGGACAGTCCTAATCTCTCATATGGAGCTGGACGTGCCTCACTAGTGTCACATTTTCAGATTGATTCCCTTCACATAGTAGCCTAATTGTCTTACATTagcctgtctcctaaaaaatattcacagtgttgtttacactaaatatattaataataaggctgcaaaattgagaaaatatagCTTAAATAGTTGAAACTTCAGTGTACTAGAGTACTAACACCAAAACAATATCATGTTTTTTACAATAGGAAACTGTGTCTCAAGTGGTTGCCTGCTTGTAtcctctataaaaaaaaaaataagtgcagaGTTTCAGTTTGTTAATTTGCATGGCAGGTTGTAACGTATACTGGTATCAAGGTTTACCATGGTATGAAGGTTGAGGGTTATCATACTGTGTACATTTGCTTATCTACAATACCGAAAAAACGGGcatagtgagtgtgtgtctgtaggtTAAAGGTACAGACAGGAGCAGTCTGGCTGCACTGTcgcacacctacagtatatgttatgtGTTAATAATCATTggacattattttaaaagctgattttatttttcatttagtatTTTAGCATGCTGTAGTGCTGCTAACATGTAAACTAACATGCTTTAGTTAACATGTTATAGTAATatgctatttttttatttggtttatAATTCTGTTCTTATTCCTTTTCGGGGCATtataactgataataataataataataataataataataataataataataataataataataataataatgatttcaGAGTCAGTGTGCAGGTGTTTTTCATCAATACCTATATGCAAGCACAAATTTTCTGATTTCAAATATAGGGCTGGTCAAATTGACTCTCAAACAGTATATTAGAATTACTAAAATATAACTAGCATAGAAATGTTTCCAAGGATGAAGTCTgccaaaattatatatatatatatatatatatataattagacTTTAGCCTATTTAAATAACATCTCATTTCAAAAGCAgaaatcacattttaaaattattaaaaagccAGAAAGCAGCTGGATTAAAATGCAGTCAAAGTCCTCATCATGCCGTTTCATTTCATAGATTCTGTTTAAGTGAATAGCGACATTTCCATTCCCCCTAACTTAAGCTGTTTTGAATATTGCACCGTGTTTATGGAAAAAGAATCTGGCGAGGAGAGAATCAAAATAGTGTTGAAGGCAGAAACCAACAGTAACACAAACATCCAGAAGTGGATGGGAAGAGGGTTGCTTGAAAGGCATTCATAGCTTGAAGCATGAAGGAGTTGATGCTCAGGCCTGAGGCAGGAAAAGGACAAATAAGATGACGTAACTGTGAGATTCACAAGCACAGTAATTGCATGTTGCAAAACCAGTAAGTTTTCTGGGATGACTGATTTACTTAGACATTTCTCGGTTGATTGGGCATTTGGCTTTTGACAGCTCTATAGACGCATCACAACCACCCTACAATAAACACTCGCTATGTGAAACTCAAACTCAAAACATTCTCGAATGTGTCAGAGATGCATTGACCCATCTCTTGTACATTCTGAGGCCATAATTGGTAGAAGTTTTACATTTGATTTCATTATATTGGAAGCTGTTTCTAATGAGTTGTCAGCCTCCATATACCTTTATGGGGTGCAAAATATTTGAAACTTTGTTCAAAATGATGTAACCTAAGATAATAATACCCCATAGCGTCCTAAATTACTATAGAGTTGAGTCGACAACACTGACCTCTCTGTTGACAGTGTGAACTGAAATTAGAAATACAATTATTGTAGCTACCACATAAGCATTATTACAGGGAAATTGGATTGGGTGTCATTGCACGGGTGTAGATCAGATTCCTGTTATGAGTTATGATGCATTACTCTAATTGTAGTATGCTAGCATGTTGGGCTGCcttttccaaaatgtttttgtcGTATGTTACTTTAAAGAGAACAATGTGTTCAtttgtaatgtatttattaaatagTACAGTACAAACTAGGCATGTCTCCATATACCGGTATTGATAACCGtgacattaaaaaatgaaatattcatattatgtaaataatacacatatgaatATCGTGCAAATAATCCAGCACCTCGTAAATCACTTTATATATAACCTACAGTTATGGTTATAAACTCTCTCTCCAGTCTCTACCTCCCTACGCTTGTATTTTAAGTGTAATTCTTTTGCCAAagcgcacaataaacaaagttaaagatgaattctACTGATAGCATTATTAGCTTTTTATAGCACGATAATGTCGAGACAGCCCTAGGATGAACAAACAGCTTAAGGACCCCGCTTCATGTTGGAAATGGTTTTGTCTTTACATTTTACCTTAATGACAGTTGCAGGGCTGCATTATTTTGCTGacccattcatatttataccatcTCAAACCCTtagcctctcacactcaactATTTGCCAGGTGACGTCGGTCAACTCCCCGAGGGTTCAGGGCTTAAGACCTtaggggggacattgggattgggccttggtgactttcttgctagatttagggacaTTTGGAGCCAGTGCTGCTCGCGAccttcattggaaaagagttggcaacacggggctgggtttttcggttggataatttttaCAATCTAGTgcactcttgctagtttctcagcattacccaCCCTACCTGTAAGGTGTTGGCGTCCCAACTCTATCTCTGTTTTAAATTTCGTGTAGTTGTTTTTTCATGCCGGTGTGATTCTTCTGTTTTAGTTCCAGGCTGTTCTCAGCAGTTCACCTGTAAAACAGGTTACGAACAGAACAGATGGTTCTCTTTTGCCTGACTGACTTAAACGGCTTCTGTTTGTCGTCTGTTCATACTTTGGGCTCCATGGTTGGGACATACATAGCTCTTTGTTCAAAGGTTGCGGTGTCTCACTTCAACAGTAGTTACAACATTGACCTTACTGTTCCACTCTGCAGACGTGAAAACGAGGTGTCAAAGTCAAAGGGACAGACCGTTTACACTGTGTTGCCCAGCTGCTGCCACTGTCACTGGCATTATTGGTGCTCCACAATCAGCTTGCCAGGGTCAAATTAAAAGGCTGGCTAATTGACAGCCTTGTAAAATActgtttttgctgctgcttGCTCTGGGTCATTATCTActggggaaaacaaacaaaacacttttaTGTAAAAGGATGGCTGCTACAAAAGTGGGTCATATTTGGTTGTATGCCAGTTTGAATTTGTCATATTACCCTTGGGTAGTTTCAACTTTTGACAGCTGTTTGTCTATGAAAATGCAGCTGTCTGTATTTGACTCATTGTCATGTCTTTTGAGATAGCTACCTTAGACATATTTTAGGTTTACAGATTTATAGacagattgttttctttttactaaTGCACCTGCATTTTGGGCGAAGGTTTGTCCTcatttggttcactctcaccgctctcatagcgTCGAGCATTTAACAGCtacagagccagatatttccctcaggagttggtagagaccaaaaacactaatataataattaattacactcattgctttgttgaatactcaattctgattggtcaattacggtattctacggtctgttatttctttatagcagaccgctgctttGAATAACAGATagcgttgctatggacgcagttctgatcttgaactttggaggaccatttttgttttgaattttttttagacccgttttgtcttttttaggaggtacagggggtctttcgggggagatagcaggtcaacagaagatgtcacatagaagtggtgtacatcatctgaaagctgggaacctgaagattaattagATGAGATgtagcactgtgtgtcaagttgttctagtcataaatcataaatcataaaaaaatgaattagttaattaattaagataaattgtgaaagtgtataagggctaagAACATTGTGACAGAAGTATATGATAGCCATcgccatgctctattatgtctcataagttgttgcagcaatttttgggttgataacatttgttacacagatttggtactacatttaactattttttttaccattagaGAATTgataaattatcaataatccttccaaaataccacattaacacaccaagaccttgagtaacaccatagaaaaggttttgctgtgatttggtatcaaatacttttgacatttggagatttctgcaagaattgcattttttggcgattagatggcgagcacttctgttctggaaactgcccAGAAACCCCGTTATTATCAATCTACCTAgagaagccatccatcctctgaatgccctaggtctctagtttatgGTCGTGAAGTTTCaggaggctgtgattatcctagaggtcaccacaggtcattttatacagtgacgttgtggtctcactacaataaaGGGTTTcctagattcatatgataccagtaccttcattccagctctaaaactgagcctgctacagtcTCTGAAAAAGTAAAGTTGGCCGAGCCTTCAAGGAGTGGATGAtgttaagtaagtagccgtgtaataagctggataatgtacagggagcgggtcattgttgtgaaataaactccttcagggcgatgcaagacccctccgcccatcgccctgtcgggtttcatttcacaataatgactgGCTCGCTTTACATTATCTCTTACGTAGCTCTACTGTAGCTGCTGGATGTGGAAATAAGCCACTGTTTTCTGACAACTTAAGaagtataatatgtcaatgttgtgtctCAACTAGTTTCTGTTGCCAACAAAATCAGTTATTGCAAGTTTAACAAGTAAACCATCATTCAAAGTCGGTGTGACTGGAGAAAATCAGGCTGTTGACTCCTCACACACAAACCTcagtctgattttttttatttttttccagctaGAGAAGTGTAGGTCACGTTACGTGAGGAGTTTAGCCGTTCCTGCCAGAAGGAAGCCAATAAGCTGAATCCCCCAGTTCGCCTTCCTCCTCTGCTACATTTTCACATCCCAGCCCGCAGGGGTTTCCAACCCAGCTCAGTCTCCTAACTGTACATCTTGTAATTCATCTGGTGGCTCGTTAGTAAGCCTAGCTAATATTGTATCTTATTCTCCTCAATAAAAGGTGAAAGTAACAGTGGGTGGGTACTTCTAGGCCCGTGCTGGCTCACGGTAGAGTTATGTGTTGTCTTCTCTGCCCTTGGTAAGCACTTTCTGTGGATGAGGCTACATTTCACCGTGCCCCCCTCGCTCCTTTCTGCTGAAGTGGATGGTGCTATATTATAGCGGGTAACCTAAAACGACACCAAGACTGCAGTAGTTAGCAAAACAATGGGACAGCTCAGGAAAAATGTTGTGAATCCTTTGTGTACGAAGTGGACACATTCAGGTCCCCATgtgtattttattacatttcatcACTGCTCGTTGGCCCGGCTCCATCCCTCACTGTCATAATGAGCTGATGAAGCGATTGGCGAATACCTCATGTGATTTATAGGACCATAACTACAGGCACACATGCTCGTGCAGCCTTTAATTACGCCCTGTACTTCACCCTTCGCTACAAAGGGTAAACCCTGTAGCAGCGTGTCCAGATAAAAAGGGCAACAGCATCATAGAAGCAATCCTGAAATTTACTATGCAATCAAGATACTTCCTGTTTTGTTTACAAGCACAAACTCAGACCTGCATTGCTGCTGCTCCGAATAAATCAGGTCAAGCCTAGGATGGGGTGTGTTTTTCACTTGAATTTGCAGATTATCTTGATACATGAGTTTGTAGAAGCGGGTAGGTGGTTCAGTGGGAATTCTCTGCGCGGTTATAAAAATACAGACCAGCCCTTCCCTGGTCGTATGTAAGACAGCTGCATACGCTACATGCCTGGGTGGGAAGAGACTTCAGAGGACACGTGCGTCACAAGTCAGGGATGACggctgagagaaagagagtgcaTTCCTTTTCTTCTTGTGCAGCTCTCATGGGCTCACATGTCATGTCTCAGAGATCAGCTGTAGGCGTTTTGATTGTGTTGACACATGGTGTGGACACATCAGTGCCTATCTCTCAAGGAGAAAGGCCTTTTACACGATTGTGTGGAGGAAAGAAATGCTCAACTGAACACACTGAGGATATACAACTTGACAACATTAGCTTGATTAACCGGGTTTTGATAATGTCAGCGTCCTATGAAGTGTAACTCAGGCTTTTATCAGTGTGTAATGTGATAACAGGGGAGGGTTTAGGATTTATCTCTGCGAGGAGACACGTGGGCTGGATCTATACCATAAATGCTTTCCAGCCCTGATAGCGTTTTGTCCCAGGCAGTGTCTTGCAGCAACACACCACGCCGCTATCAGCCACCGTGTAGTCACAGTACCAAGGTCACAAACTCACATATCGGCTTATGTCATCACTTAATCAAGGGATCAAGGGTGACAGCAAGGCAGACACTTGTTTATGTAGTGAGATATGTCGTAGTTCAATGTAGATACACAAGCTAGTACAAGGATCTTGCAGATTTTTGTGTGGttcaaaatgaatacatttgcAGCAACTTTTCTAAAAAATGACATTGTAGCTgcgatttttttgtttattttttccaaaagtTGTGGTAGTTTAAGtcacaaagaaaatatatatatatatatatatatatatatatatatatatatatatatatcaaaaacaCTTGGAGACAAGAAAGTCATTCGGTTACAGGGCCCAACACTAACTTTTAGAAGTGGTAGCCACACTTACAAGCAGTCATCAGCTTTTGGTTGCCTGAAACTGAAAATATGGTTTCACAGTGATACTCTCACaacccctttcctttacagtgGTGTGCTTACGCTGTCTTGAACTACGGACCCGGTTTTGTTTACCACgctttgtggatgtgacttttatttttgtaggtTAGGGttatcaccattcatatctatacaaccaatgtgtttatgattaaattgtttacaagttcttcatagatctggcttcttaattttgctctgaaagtgcaccagattgatgcatttaactttaaaatatagGCTACAGAATTTTCTCTCTAAAttcatgatgtttccaaagtcaatgagtaatccTGTTAAATcattgtgatctcaatattgaccaaaataattgcGAAAAAAGCCCTAAAGTTTGCCATTTTTAGTCGCCTTATATTTTGAGTAATTAAGATATATagcttaaaaatgaaaatgtgacataaaagaataaaagctttATTACAGTTACCTAACACATTttgttgtagtttgtgttttttattcaacTTCAAATCTTTTGGCTCTTGAtgaaacttttattttattttctaatattattATCAAATTGAAATGCACAAAACAGTGATGTAGTTATTTAGCTTTAGTTTTAACTCTTTGAATATCAAGTATAACTtcttaaatattgtttatatcttgttatttttcattgttgaaAGATAAACCTAAATATATTCAACAAGGGTTGTACGAGGACATTTCATTCAGTAGAAACGATGATGCAGGAAATGCTATTGAACATTAACCTTAGTCTTATATATGAATGTGTATGTATTGaatgaaatatattttctcaTGTCAATGTagaagtatagtatagtttttccttttttttttaagtttgtaaGCTGTTTCTCCATTTTAAGATCACAGACGTGTCCTTGCCAAACTACCTGGTGGCCTCCTCTGTGGGTCTGTTGCCCACTCAGCTTCTCAACTCCTACCTGGGCACCACACTTCGCACCATGGAGGACGTTATCGCTGAGCAGAGCGTCAGCGGCTACTTCGTGTTCAGCCTGCAGGTGAGCTGATGGTGATAAAACATTAAGTGTGAAGATGTCCTGAAACAAACCCTGGATTTGGTCTTTAAAACTCAGTGTTTAGAAGCTTGTCTTGGTTTGACCCTGAAAGTTAAGTGACATGTTTTGTTGGTGGATCAGTGCTTTTCCCTCTATTatattgaaaatatatatattgtctaCATAGCTTGTCAAGCCTTATCCTAGTGCACAAGCATTGACATCGGCCCCTCCCTAAAGTCTT contains:
- the tmem64 gene encoding transmembrane protein 64 — encoded protein: MSMSGSTTVQLFTKLVKHAVGKAQIQLNRWLQRTATDECDKIDILICSAFDETGASIGKSDGDPEVISDTGGTTFSNSSGEFRHPCCITTFCFKSALLACILTAVCFSSVALVRQYLKDLLLWVESLDSLVGAMLFIVGLIIVSFPCGWGYIVLNVAAGYLYGFVLGMGLVMVGVLIGTFVAHLVCKRLLTDWVLNKVGNSEQLSAVIRVVEGGSGLKVVALARLTPIPFGLQNAVFSITDVSLPNYLVASSVGLLPTQLLNSYLGTTLRTMEDVIAEQSVSGYFVFSLQIIISIGLMFYVVHRAQVELNAAIAACQMELKSSHMNGSSTNHSGFTYCSKRATAGGGNCINVV